The following are from one region of the Microbacterium paraoxydans genome:
- a CDS encoding TM0106 family RecB-like putative nuclease has product MRIDTEARRVIWSASDLKAAAECEFAWSRAIDAKLGRVPAVEEPEDATLLRAAQLGDVHEQNVLDRYIRELGDERVHRIAKVSSSDPEALAAAVDETLSALRSDALVVFQAAFATDEFVGFADFLRRDEDGRWRVQDSKLARKARVTALMQLAAYVDQLDRLGIPRADEVDLIHGDNSVSTHAVDDLLPLFRVRRSRLRALIADRAVAEGVAGAPLAWGDDRGDLRVVACGRCATCEEQVLAHRDLLMVARMRPVQRARLRAAGILTIDDLAAATQAPEGMNVDTFENLRAQARVQLRADAEGAATYDVHYAAAIHTLPVPSHGDIFFDFEGDPLYTEPAPDGEAEWGIDYLFGWVDNADQYTALWAHSFAEERRALETFLDFVKVRRAAHPGMHIYHYAPYETSHLVAMAARHGVREGEVDRLLREGVFVDLYPLVLRTVRVGSRSYSIKKLEPLYMGEDVRTSDVQKGDDSIVQYVAARELAAAGAQSEADAVFADLADYNRYDCVSTRRLRNWLIDIARAEGVTPAPPDDADEVIYEPSPRSLALLGDAERAVEAGDDGLVHRIAAAAIDYFPREAKSFWVAHFQRLREPVTMWDGTRDVVKVDATRSRVRRDWSIGEGRRVLSRELEIRGEVSPGTTLGPGAQPFALYDVPAPFDTDVPSRAVHVPHGVTVVEVLDDGYLVIESAVQGQTWDDLPVALTPAAPPRVVSLQQAIDEWADAVHAAAPDFPEDAATDILRRLPPRTVSGNALPAAGDDPIDAIVRGVLDLDHSYLAVQGPPGTGKTYTGSQVIARLVNEHGFRIGVVAQSHAIIETLLERVVADGVAPAQVAKCPKDADADPGYTVIPKTGMAAFLAEHENEGAVVGGTAWDFSNTQRVARGELDLLVIDEAGQFSLASTIAVAAGAQRLLLLGDPQQLPQVSQGAHPEPVDTSALGWVMDGDPVVRPEYGYFLARSWRMHPYVAAPVSKLAYAGKLASAPGTERRAVEGIDPGLHVVPLRHRGNATQSPEEAAEVVRIVGDLVGRTFHDNDAEGTVRPLTPEDIIVVAPYNAQRQLVHDALAAAGFGGVPVGTVDNFQGKEAVVSITTLAASSGRDAPRGPEFLLLQNRLNVAISRAQVVAYLIHSPALLDDLPYTPEGVARLSAFARLVGAAEEEGS; this is encoded by the coding sequence GTGCGGATCGACACAGAGGCGCGGCGGGTCATCTGGAGCGCGAGCGACCTCAAGGCGGCCGCCGAGTGCGAGTTCGCGTGGTCCCGCGCGATCGACGCGAAGCTGGGGCGGGTCCCCGCCGTCGAGGAGCCGGAGGATGCGACGCTCCTCCGCGCCGCCCAGCTGGGAGACGTGCACGAGCAGAACGTGCTCGACCGCTATATCCGGGAGCTCGGCGACGAACGGGTGCATCGGATCGCCAAGGTCTCCTCGAGCGATCCTGAGGCCCTCGCGGCCGCCGTCGACGAGACGCTGAGCGCTCTGCGGTCCGACGCGCTGGTCGTCTTCCAGGCGGCCTTCGCCACCGACGAGTTCGTCGGGTTCGCCGACTTCCTCCGCCGCGATGAAGACGGGCGCTGGCGTGTGCAGGACTCGAAGCTCGCGCGCAAGGCCCGGGTGACCGCCCTCATGCAGCTCGCGGCATATGTCGACCAGCTCGACCGGCTCGGCATCCCCCGAGCGGACGAGGTCGACCTCATCCACGGCGACAACAGCGTCAGCACGCACGCGGTCGACGACCTCCTTCCGCTGTTCCGGGTGCGTCGGTCGCGGCTGCGCGCTCTCATCGCGGACCGCGCCGTGGCCGAGGGCGTCGCCGGGGCGCCCCTCGCGTGGGGTGACGACCGCGGCGACCTGCGCGTGGTCGCCTGCGGGCGCTGCGCCACGTGCGAGGAGCAGGTGCTGGCCCACCGGGACCTCCTCATGGTCGCCCGCATGCGTCCGGTACAGCGGGCCCGTCTCCGCGCCGCCGGGATCCTCACGATCGACGACCTGGCTGCGGCGACGCAGGCCCCCGAGGGCATGAACGTCGACACGTTCGAGAACCTCCGTGCCCAGGCCCGCGTGCAGCTGCGGGCGGATGCCGAGGGCGCGGCGACGTACGACGTGCACTACGCCGCGGCGATCCACACCCTCCCGGTGCCCAGCCACGGCGACATCTTCTTCGACTTCGAGGGCGATCCGCTGTACACCGAGCCCGCCCCCGACGGCGAGGCGGAGTGGGGCATCGACTACCTGTTCGGCTGGGTCGACAACGCCGACCAGTACACCGCGCTCTGGGCGCACTCGTTCGCGGAGGAACGGCGGGCGCTGGAGACCTTCCTCGACTTCGTGAAGGTGCGTCGAGCCGCCCACCCCGGCATGCACATCTACCACTACGCCCCCTACGAGACCTCGCATCTCGTCGCGATGGCCGCCCGCCACGGTGTGCGCGAGGGCGAGGTGGACCGCCTCCTCCGCGAAGGCGTGTTCGTCGACCTGTACCCGCTGGTGCTGCGCACCGTGCGGGTCGGTTCGCGGTCCTACTCCATCAAGAAGCTCGAGCCCCTCTACATGGGGGAGGACGTGCGCACGAGCGACGTCCAGAAGGGCGACGACTCCATCGTGCAGTACGTCGCCGCGCGGGAGCTCGCGGCGGCGGGGGCGCAGTCCGAGGCCGATGCCGTGTTCGCCGACCTCGCCGACTACAACCGCTACGACTGCGTCTCGACCCGCCGGCTGCGCAACTGGCTCATCGACATCGCCCGCGCGGAGGGCGTCACGCCGGCCCCGCCGGACGATGCGGACGAGGTCATCTACGAGCCGTCTCCGCGCTCGCTCGCTCTGCTCGGCGATGCGGAGCGTGCGGTGGAGGCCGGTGACGACGGGCTCGTGCACCGGATCGCGGCGGCCGCCATCGACTACTTCCCCCGCGAGGCGAAGAGCTTCTGGGTCGCGCACTTCCAGCGGCTGCGGGAGCCGGTCACCATGTGGGACGGCACGCGCGATGTGGTGAAGGTCGATGCCACCCGCTCGCGGGTGCGCCGCGACTGGAGCATCGGCGAAGGGCGCCGAGTGCTGTCGCGGGAGCTCGAGATCCGCGGCGAGGTGTCCCCGGGCACGACGCTCGGCCCCGGCGCGCAGCCGTTCGCGCTCTACGACGTCCCGGCCCCGTTCGACACCGACGTCCCGTCGCGGGCCGTGCACGTACCGCACGGGGTCACGGTCGTCGAGGTGCTGGACGACGGGTACCTCGTGATCGAGTCCGCCGTGCAGGGACAGACCTGGGACGACCTCCCCGTCGCGCTGACCCCTGCGGCGCCGCCTCGCGTGGTGTCGCTGCAGCAGGCGATCGACGAGTGGGCGGACGCGGTGCACGCGGCCGCCCCGGACTTCCCTGAGGACGCGGCCACCGACATCCTCCGCCGCCTGCCTCCGCGCACGGTGTCGGGGAACGCGCTTCCGGCCGCAGGCGACGATCCGATCGACGCGATCGTCCGCGGAGTCCTCGACCTCGACCACAGCTACCTTGCGGTGCAGGGGCCTCCGGGCACGGGGAAGACCTACACGGGCTCCCAGGTGATCGCCCGGCTCGTCAACGAGCACGGCTTCCGCATCGGCGTCGTCGCGCAGTCCCACGCGATCATCGAGACGCTCCTGGAGCGCGTGGTCGCCGACGGCGTCGCCCCGGCTCAGGTGGCGAAGTGCCCCAAGGATGCCGATGCCGATCCCGGCTACACGGTGATCCCGAAGACCGGGATGGCCGCCTTCCTCGCCGAGCATGAGAACGAGGGTGCCGTCGTGGGCGGCACCGCGTGGGACTTCAGCAACACGCAGCGGGTCGCCAGGGGAGAGCTCGACCTGCTCGTGATCGACGAGGCCGGACAGTTCTCGCTCGCCTCGACGATCGCGGTGGCCGCCGGTGCGCAGCGGCTCCTGCTCCTCGGCGACCCTCAGCAGCTGCCCCAGGTCAGCCAGGGCGCCCACCCGGAGCCGGTGGACACCTCTGCGCTCGGCTGGGTGATGGACGGCGATCCCGTCGTTCGTCCGGAGTACGGCTACTTCCTCGCCCGTTCCTGGCGGATGCACCCGTATGTCGCTGCTCCGGTGTCGAAGCTCGCCTATGCCGGGAAGCTCGCCTCCGCTCCCGGAACGGAGCGACGCGCAGTGGAGGGCATCGACCCGGGGCTGCACGTGGTGCCCCTGCGGCACCGCGGCAACGCGACCCAGTCGCCGGAGGAAGCCGCAGAGGTGGTGCGTATCGTCGGCGATCTCGTCGGCCGCACCTTCCACGACAACGACGCCGAGGGCACCGTCCGCCCGCTGACGCCGGAGGACATCATCGTGGTGGCGCCGTACAACGCGCAGCGGCAGCTCGTGCACGATGCGCTCGCGGCGGCGGGATTCGGCGGAGTCCCGGTGGGCACCGTCGACAACTTCCAGGGCAAGGAGGCGGTCGTCTCCATCACGACGCTCGCCGCCTCGAGCGGTCGGGATGCCCCGCGCGGCCCGGAGTTCCTGCTGCTGCAGAACCGGCTCAACGTGGCGATCTCCCGCGCGCAGGTCGTGGCCTACCTCATCCACTCGCCGGCGCTGCTCGACGACCTGCCGTATACGCCCGAAGGGGTCGCGAGGCTCAGTGCCTTCGCCCGCCTGGTGGGGGCGGCGGAAGAGGAGGGATCATGA
- a CDS encoding GNAT family N-acetyltransferase yields MMSSVPGSASVETPTVDEILRAAAAWAWFPRGSEDVRDDLLLVRYPERFGGGVRGSQVTSTRPAAEVLDGALERTRAWGENVFTFWTNPADDPDLEDELQRRGAVHVDTVTVFARPTIGAAVDVPPGVTAEVVRTRDQLREVDAINVPVWEQQPLDEDGLAAEFAELTASLSTGEGFRVLGRIDGRAVSTGGCTIVDGFTRLWGAATLETDRGRGVYRAVLAERLRESAARGAATALVKGRVSTSAPILARAGFTRYGEERGYRLTL; encoded by the coding sequence ATGATGTCGTCCGTCCCCGGGTCCGCTTCCGTCGAGACGCCGACGGTCGACGAGATCCTGCGCGCCGCCGCCGCATGGGCGTGGTTTCCTCGCGGCAGCGAGGACGTCCGCGACGACCTGCTGCTCGTGCGCTACCCGGAGCGGTTCGGGGGCGGCGTCCGCGGCTCCCAGGTGACGTCGACGCGGCCCGCCGCTGAGGTGCTGGACGGGGCACTGGAACGCACCAGAGCCTGGGGCGAGAACGTCTTCACATTCTGGACCAACCCCGCGGACGACCCGGACCTCGAGGACGAGCTCCAGCGCCGCGGTGCGGTGCATGTCGACACTGTCACGGTGTTCGCGCGTCCGACAATCGGAGCCGCGGTCGACGTGCCGCCCGGGGTCACCGCCGAGGTCGTGCGCACGAGGGACCAGCTCCGCGAGGTCGACGCGATCAACGTCCCCGTCTGGGAGCAGCAGCCGCTGGATGAGGACGGTCTGGCCGCCGAGTTCGCCGAACTCACCGCATCCCTGTCCACGGGGGAGGGCTTCCGGGTGCTCGGCCGCATCGACGGCCGCGCGGTGAGCACCGGCGGCTGCACGATCGTCGACGGGTTCACCCGCCTGTGGGGAGCCGCGACACTCGAAACCGACCGCGGGCGCGGCGTGTATCGGGCGGTCCTCGCGGAGCGCCTGCGAGAGAGCGCCGCGCGCGGGGCCGCAACGGCGCTCGTCAAGGGCCGCGTCTCGACCTCGGCGCCGATCCTCGCGAGGGCCGGCTTCACGCGTTACGGCGAGGAGCGCGGCTATCGCCTGACCCTCTGA
- the upp gene encoding uracil phosphoribosyltransferase — MRVHVADHPLITHKLSVLRDARTPSPVFRQLTEELVTLLAYEATRNVKVTPIEITTPVTTTTGVKISEPRPIVVPILRAGLGMLEGLVKLLPTAEVGFLGMVRDEETFEPTTYAERLPDDLSDRQCFAIDPMLATGGSLAAAIQFLFDRGAKDVTAICLLGTPEGVAAIEAMAGDRDVTLVLGALDERLDEKGYIVPGLGDAGDRLYGTV, encoded by the coding sequence ATGCGTGTTCACGTCGCCGACCACCCTCTCATCACCCACAAGCTCTCGGTGCTGCGCGACGCGCGCACCCCGTCGCCGGTCTTCCGCCAGCTGACCGAAGAACTCGTGACGCTCCTCGCGTACGAGGCGACGCGGAATGTGAAGGTCACGCCCATCGAGATCACGACGCCGGTCACCACGACCACGGGTGTGAAGATCTCCGAGCCGCGACCCATCGTCGTCCCCATCCTGCGCGCCGGTCTCGGCATGCTCGAAGGCCTCGTCAAGCTCCTCCCCACCGCGGAGGTCGGGTTCCTCGGCATGGTCCGCGACGAGGAGACCTTCGAGCCCACCACCTACGCAGAGCGGCTTCCGGACGATCTCTCCGACCGCCAGTGCTTCGCGATCGACCCGATGCTCGCGACCGGCGGCTCTCTCGCCGCGGCCATCCAGTTCCTGTTCGACCGCGGCGCGAAGGACGTCACCGCGATCTGTCTGCTGGGCACCCCGGAAGGCGTGGCCGCGATCGAGGCAATGGCCGGCGACCGCGATGTGACCCTCGTCCTCGGAGCTCTCGACGAGCGCCTCGACGAGAAGGGCTACATCGTGCCCGGCCTCGGCGATGCGGGCGACCGCCTCTACGGCACCGTCTGA
- a CDS encoding nucleoside deaminase, whose product MTAADRLAMQRALELAAEAAAAAEIPVGAVVLDADGLVVAEGRNTREATHDPTGHAEIEAIRSAASVRGSWNLDGCTLVVTLEPCVMCAGAILQARIGRVVFGAWDDKAGAAGSMYDVLRDRRLPYRAEVIGGVDEHASIALLRAFFEDRR is encoded by the coding sequence ATGACCGCCGCCGACCGCCTCGCGATGCAGCGTGCGCTCGAGCTCGCCGCCGAGGCCGCCGCCGCCGCGGAGATCCCCGTCGGTGCCGTCGTGCTCGACGCGGACGGCCTTGTCGTGGCCGAAGGGCGCAACACCCGCGAGGCCACGCACGACCCGACCGGGCACGCCGAGATCGAGGCGATCCGCAGCGCGGCATCGGTCCGCGGGTCGTGGAACCTCGACGGCTGCACACTCGTCGTCACCCTCGAGCCCTGCGTGATGTGCGCCGGCGCGATCCTTCAGGCACGCATCGGCCGCGTGGTCTTCGGCGCGTGGGACGACAAGGCGGGAGCGGCCGGCTCGATGTACGACGTGCTGCGTGACCGCCGCCTGCCCTATCGCGCGGAGGTGATCGGCGGCGTGGACGAGCACGCGTCCATCGCTCTGTTGCGTGCCTTCTTCGAGGACCGTCGCTGA
- a CDS encoding cation diffusion facilitator family transporter — translation MSASGGSKAIVAAFLANLGIALAKFLAWALSGSASMLAEAIHSVADSGNQLLLMLGGRKAKRHADRSHPFGYGRERYVYAFVVSIILFSVGGLFAIYEGVEKLTHPHEIDQTWWWLPLVVLFIAIGLESFSLRTAVRESNVVREKGQSWFSFVRRSKAPELPVVLLEDVGALTGLTFALLGVGLTLLTGNPVFDALGTVMIGVLLVLIAIVLGVETKSLLVGEGATPADYDRIVDAINDGPEIEKIIHMKTLYLGPDELMVAAKIALNADKPLREVADDIDEIEARIRAAVPVARVVYIEPDVYRPAIDPEPSTDVFVLKSSD, via the coding sequence ATGAGTGCATCCGGAGGCAGCAAGGCCATCGTCGCGGCGTTCCTGGCGAACCTGGGCATCGCTCTCGCGAAGTTCCTCGCGTGGGCCCTCTCGGGCTCGGCCTCGATGCTCGCCGAGGCGATCCACTCCGTCGCCGACTCGGGGAACCAGCTGCTGCTGATGCTCGGCGGCCGCAAGGCGAAGCGCCACGCGGACCGCTCGCACCCGTTCGGCTACGGCCGCGAACGCTACGTCTACGCGTTCGTCGTGTCGATCATCCTCTTCTCCGTCGGCGGGCTTTTCGCGATCTACGAGGGCGTGGAGAAGCTCACCCACCCGCATGAGATCGACCAGACCTGGTGGTGGCTCCCGCTCGTCGTGCTGTTCATCGCGATCGGCCTGGAGTCGTTCTCGCTGCGGACCGCCGTGCGCGAGAGCAACGTCGTCCGCGAGAAAGGCCAGTCCTGGTTCTCCTTCGTCCGGCGGTCCAAGGCGCCGGAGCTCCCCGTGGTCCTCCTGGAAGACGTCGGGGCCCTCACCGGCCTCACCTTCGCCCTGCTCGGCGTCGGCCTCACGCTCCTCACCGGCAACCCTGTGTTCGACGCCCTCGGCACAGTGATGATCGGCGTCCTGCTCGTGCTCATCGCGATCGTGCTGGGCGTGGAGACCAAGAGCCTGCTCGTCGGCGAGGGCGCGACCCCCGCCGATTACGACCGCATCGTGGACGCGATCAACGACGGTCCGGAGATCGAGAAGATCATCCACATGAAGACCCTCTACCTCGGGCCGGACGAGCTGATGGTCGCCGCGAAGATCGCGCTCAACGCCGACAAGCCGCTGCGCGAGGTCGCCGACGACATCGACGAGATCGAGGCCCGCATCCGCGCCGCCGTGCCGGTCGCCCGGGTCGTCTACATCGAGCCGGACGTCTACCGTCCCGCGATCGATCCGGAGCCCTCGACGGACGTGTTCGTCCTCAAGTCCTCGGACTGA